In a genomic window of Mucilaginibacter sp. KACC 22063:
- a CDS encoding transglutaminase-like domain-containing protein, with amino-acid sequence MKFKVSAELGYDVKSASTLILNIHALKNGHQTILDEKLIIDPYIQAEEFVALNGDNRFVRVDIPNPGPVNIKYEATVDNCYQLRNFKKYDELAVNQFDPQVLTYLNPSRYCQSDKLYRLAKNTFGYIESNYDKVVAITNWVHTNVEYLGGFTNSETSAYDTVTQQAGVCRDFAHLGIALCRALTIPARYFTGYAYKLVPQDFHACFEAYVGGQWVLFDATKLAPLNGLVKIASARDAADAAIASIFGDVFCSYIKVNCELLDQEPFTPIYYPKSVYDGISYL; translated from the coding sequence ATGAAGTTTAAAGTTTCGGCAGAGTTAGGTTATGACGTAAAGTCGGCAAGCACTTTGATTTTAAACATCCATGCTTTAAAAAACGGGCATCAAACCATTTTAGATGAAAAGCTGATTATTGATCCATATATACAAGCGGAGGAGTTTGTAGCACTAAACGGCGATAACCGCTTTGTAAGGGTAGATATCCCAAACCCAGGCCCTGTTAACATCAAATATGAAGCTACCGTAGATAATTGTTACCAGCTACGAAACTTTAAAAAATACGACGAGTTAGCCGTAAATCAGTTTGATCCGCAGGTTTTAACTTATCTTAACCCAAGCCGTTACTGCCAGTCGGATAAGTTATATCGCTTAGCCAAAAATACCTTTGGTTATATCGAAAGCAATTACGATAAGGTAGTTGCGATCACCAACTGGGTACATACCAATGTTGAGTATCTTGGTGGCTTCACCAATTCAGAAACGTCTGCTTACGATACAGTTACGCAGCAGGCCGGTGTTTGCCGTGATTTTGCTCATTTGGGCATAGCACTTTGCCGCGCGCTTACTATTCCTGCACGTTACTTTACCGGGTATGCCTATAAGCTTGTACCACAGGATTTTCATGCCTGTTTTGAGGCCTATGTGGGTGGCCAATGGGTATTGTTTGATGCGACGAAGCTGGCACCTTTAAACGGGCTTGTAAAGATTGCCAGTGCCCGCGACGCTGCAGACGCTGCCATTGCCAGCATATTCGGCGATGTATTTTGCAGCTACATAAAAGTAAACTGCGAGTTACTGGATCAGGAGCCATTTACCCCCATTTACTACCCCAAATCAGTTTATGATGGCATTAGCTATTTGTAA
- a CDS encoding organic hydroperoxide resistance protein has translation MKTLYTADATATGGRNGHVKSSNGVLDIEVRMPKALGGANDDYTNPEQLFAAGYAACFDSALNLVIKQANVTTGGTTVTAKVSIGQNDAGGFGLAVELDVNVKGVELDKANELVAKAHQVCPYSNATRGNIEVKLAVTNN, from the coding sequence ATGAAAACATTATATACTGCGGATGCAACCGCAACCGGAGGCCGTAACGGCCATGTAAAAAGTAGTAACGGCGTGTTAGATATTGAGGTTAGAATGCCTAAGGCACTTGGCGGCGCCAATGACGACTATACTAACCCCGAACAATTGTTTGCCGCTGGTTATGCAGCCTGCTTTGATAGCGCACTCAATCTGGTGATCAAACAGGCAAATGTGACTACCGGAGGTACCACTGTAACCGCAAAAGTAAGTATCGGTCAAAATGATGCCGGTGGCTTTGGCCTGGCTGTAGAGCTCGACGTTAACGTTAAAGGAGTTGAACTGGATAAGGCGAACGAACTGGTAGCTAAAGCACACCAGGTGTGCCCATACTCTAATGCCACCCGTGGCAATATAGAGGTCAAATTAGCAGTTACTAATAACTAA
- a CDS encoding phosphotransferase enzyme family protein produces MDQLTLAAVLQAYGLNPHYFEIKPFGSGLINHTWKVTGSEDYILQKVNTDVFKHPELIANNLNLLDQHLKDRAPEYLFTAPIAAQNGDGLVKLNGSFYRLFNFVKNSHTVDFLTKSEQAYEAARQFSRFTYLLRDFEVSKLKYTLPGFHDLSARLKAFNLALAKATDERIKQAKVEIEQIKQLAGIEATYSSIVKNLDIPLRVVHHDTKINNVLFDNDDKGLCVIDLDTVMPGYYISDVGDMMRTYLAEANEEEQDLDKIKIRENFFIAIYRGYYEQMGSILTKAEKELFTFSGKFMIYMQAVRFLTDYLNGDIYYTIKYPGHNLRRAKNQLRLLELYLSQEVRFKEIIASFQKP; encoded by the coding sequence ATGGATCAGCTAACATTGGCGGCGGTATTACAGGCATACGGCCTGAACCCACATTATTTTGAGATTAAGCCTTTTGGATCAGGGTTAATCAACCATACCTGGAAGGTAACAGGTTCAGAAGATTATATACTGCAAAAAGTTAATACAGATGTATTTAAACACCCAGAACTGATTGCCAATAATTTAAACCTTCTGGACCAGCATTTGAAAGACCGCGCTCCTGAATATCTTTTTACAGCCCCTATAGCCGCTCAAAATGGTGATGGTTTAGTTAAGCTAAATGGTAGCTTTTACAGGTTGTTTAATTTCGTTAAAAATTCGCACACGGTTGACTTTCTTACAAAAAGCGAACAGGCATATGAAGCCGCACGCCAGTTTTCAAGATTTACCTATTTGTTAAGAGATTTTGAGGTTTCAAAGCTGAAATATACCTTACCAGGTTTTCATGATCTTTCTGCAAGACTAAAAGCTTTCAACTTAGCCTTAGCTAAGGCAACTGATGAACGAATTAAACAGGCAAAAGTTGAAATTGAGCAGATAAAGCAACTTGCTGGTATTGAGGCTACTTATAGTAGTATTGTAAAAAATCTAGATATCCCGCTGCGTGTTGTGCATCATGATACCAAGATCAATAATGTGTTGTTTGATAATGACGATAAGGGGCTATGTGTAATTGACCTCGATACCGTAATGCCGGGATATTATATCAGTGATGTAGGAGATATGATGCGCACTTACCTTGCCGAAGCAAATGAAGAAGAACAAGACCTTGATAAAATTAAAATCAGAGAAAACTTTTTTATTGCTATTTATAGAGGTTATTATGAACAAATGGGCAGCATCTTAACCAAAGCTGAAAAAGAGTTGTTCACCTTTTCAGGTAAATTTATGATTTACATGCAAGCCGTCAGGTTTTTAACTGATTACCTTAACGGTGATATATATTACACTATTAAATATCCGGGACACAATTTGCGGAGGGCAAAAAATCAGCTACGCCTACTTGAACTTTATTTATCACAGGAGGTTCGCTTTAAGGAGATCATTGCTTCTTTTCAAAAGCCTTAA
- a CDS encoding transglutaminase family protein, with the protein MPEFKIQHITRYTYNNNVRDSANKIILYPISDKYQEVLKHDLRITGNPQIDTYIDYYGNEVGSFTYIEPHNILVINSQLSVVTYPRPLPIDNMFATEQWNELYNLKYIVPYIDFLKQEYFEGLSELTEIVNAEKQTDDTPYRAALKFTKYVYKNFEYIKGVTTVETTLDEIWKIKAGVCQDFAHLLMVMLRSAGIPARYVSGYICPNKNGMRGEGATHAWAEAYLPGYGWLGIDPTNNCIANENHVRLAVGRNFSDCSPVKGVYKGSAQHRLEVSVSVGHEDSHLPEEKDIFTASSVPHKPAGTALRNSYERYMEMIQQQQQQQQ; encoded by the coding sequence ATGCCCGAATTTAAGATACAGCATATTACCCGTTATACCTATAACAATAATGTGCGCGACAGTGCCAATAAGATCATTTTATATCCCATATCCGACAAGTACCAGGAAGTTCTGAAGCATGATCTGCGGATTACCGGCAACCCGCAGATAGATACTTATATAGATTATTATGGTAACGAGGTGGGCAGCTTTACCTATATCGAGCCTCATAATATTTTAGTAATCAATTCACAGCTATCTGTGGTTACATACCCACGCCCGCTACCTATTGACAATATGTTTGCAACGGAACAGTGGAATGAACTATATAATTTGAAATACATTGTTCCTTATATCGATTTTTTAAAACAGGAGTATTTTGAGGGGCTGAGCGAGCTTACAGAAATTGTAAATGCTGAAAAGCAGACTGACGATACACCTTACCGTGCAGCGCTTAAGTTTACAAAATATGTTTACAAAAATTTCGAATACATAAAGGGGGTAACAACTGTAGAAACTACCCTTGACGAGATCTGGAAAATAAAAGCTGGTGTTTGCCAGGATTTTGCCCACCTGCTGATGGTGATGCTTCGATCGGCAGGTATACCCGCAAGGTATGTTAGCGGCTATATATGCCCCAATAAAAATGGCATGCGAGGCGAAGGTGCTACCCACGCCTGGGCCGAGGCCTATTTACCTGGCTATGGCTGGCTTGGTATAGACCCAACCAATAATTGCATAGCTAATGAGAACCATGTAAGGCTGGCAGTGGGCCGCAACTTTTCTGACTGCTCCCCGGTTAAGGGCGTATACAAAGGCTCGGCGCAGCACAGGCTCGAGGTATCTGTATCCGTTGGGCACGAAGACAGCCATTTACCAGAAGAAAAAGATATATTTACAGCTTCATCGGTACCTCATAAACCTGCAGGCACTGCATTGCGCAACAGCTACGAAAGGTATATGGAAATGATACAGCAACAACAACAGCAGCAGCAATAA
- a CDS encoding DoxX family protein produces MRTSIIQNIARIILGAFLAFAGISHLTFNRSEFLAQVPQWLPVNPDLTVILSGIVEISLGLSLIFIIKNKKWVGIITAAFFVLIFPGNIAQYVNKINAFGLNTDKARLIRLFFQPVLIIWALWSTNALKKK; encoded by the coding sequence ATGCGTACTTCCATAATACAAAATATTGCCCGCATCATTTTAGGTGCTTTTCTGGCTTTTGCAGGTATAAGCCACCTTACATTTAACCGGTCCGAATTTTTGGCGCAGGTACCTCAGTGGCTTCCTGTCAATCCGGACCTGACGGTCATATTATCCGGAATAGTAGAGATCAGCCTGGGTTTATCACTCATTTTTATAATCAAAAACAAAAAATGGGTTGGCATAATTACTGCGGCTTTTTTTGTGCTGATCTTTCCGGGAAACATTGCACAGTATGTCAATAAAATTAATGCCTTTGGCCTTAATACTGATAAGGCGCGATTAATACGTCTCTTTTTTCAACCTGTCCTTATTATATGGGCGCTATGGAGTACCAACGCGCTCAAAAAGAAATAA
- a CDS encoding LacI family DNA-binding transcriptional regulator, whose protein sequence is MRSKPATIKEIAHLLKVSVSTVSRALHDHPSIGISTREKVKALARELNYEPNQTAIFLQKGSTQTLGVIVPELSEAFFSSAVSAIEDTAYKRNYTVLLAQSHDDEQMEKQLVEKMKNHRVDGLLVSVGKNTSSYSHFEKLKQYNIPIVFFDRIPTIPNIHYVACNMETGTVEAVSYLLKKGHRTIGLINGPATVFASSERKGGYIKAMTKNRLKYDPTLIVSCDLTEAGTRAAMDQLLTNKRKPTAIVTFNDYVALFAIRYAKESGLIINKDMELVSYANLPIIHFMEQVPSASVEQFPYLQGQKAADILLDLLSHKQRGMPEQMAYYKIIIESQLVESSRLKS, encoded by the coding sequence ATGAGATCGAAACCTGCTACTATAAAAGAAATTGCGCACTTACTAAAAGTTTCCGTTTCAACGGTGTCCCGTGCACTGCATGATCATCCGAGCATCGGTATCAGTACACGCGAAAAGGTAAAGGCACTTGCAAGGGAATTAAACTATGAGCCTAACCAAACAGCTATATTTTTACAGAAGGGCAGTACCCAAACATTAGGTGTAATTGTGCCCGAACTATCTGAGGCATTTTTTTCATCAGCCGTAAGCGCTATAGAAGATACTGCTTACAAGCGTAACTATACGGTATTACTCGCCCAATCGCATGACGATGAACAGATGGAAAAGCAGCTGGTTGAAAAAATGAAGAACCATAGGGTAGATGGTCTATTAGTCTCGGTAGGGAAGAATACTTCATCTTATTCACACTTTGAGAAGTTGAAGCAATACAACATACCTATTGTGTTTTTTGATCGTATTCCTACAATCCCCAACATTCATTATGTGGCCTGTAATATGGAGACAGGTACTGTTGAAGCCGTTAGTTACCTTTTAAAGAAAGGTCATCGTACCATTGGTTTAATTAACGGTCCTGCTACAGTTTTTGCCAGCAGCGAAAGAAAAGGCGGCTACATAAAGGCCATGACAAAAAACAGGTTAAAATATGATCCGACATTGATTGTTTCATGTGACCTTACCGAAGCAGGAACCCGTGCCGCAATGGATCAGTTATTAACCAACAAACGTAAACCAACAGCCATAGTTACTTTTAACGACTACGTAGCCTTATTTGCTATTAGGTACGCTAAAGAATCAGGCTTAATTATTAACAAGGATATGGAGTTGGTAAGCTATGCTAATTTGCCCATTATCCATTTTATGGAGCAGGTGCCCTCGGCCTCCGTAGAACAGTTTCCGTACCTGCAAGGCCAAAAGGCTGCTGACATTTTATTAGATCTTTTAAGCCATAAGCAAAGAGGCATGCCAGAGCAAATGGCTTATTATAAGATCATAATTGAATCGCAGTTAGTAGAAAGTAGCAGGTTAAAATCTTAA
- a CDS encoding nuclear transport factor 2 family protein: MEQKLPLPPFTFETAIQKVQMAEDAWNTQDPEKVSKAYTVDSEWRNRSTFLNGREAIVKFLTTKWENEHQYKLKKELWAFTDNKIAVRFEYEYHNNEGQWFRAYGNENWEFDENGLMQKRYASINDVPIQESERRL, encoded by the coding sequence ATGGAGCAAAAACTTCCATTGCCACCCTTCACTTTTGAAACGGCAATACAAAAAGTTCAAATGGCAGAAGATGCCTGGAATACACAAGACCCTGAAAAAGTATCTAAAGCTTATACTGTAGACAGCGAATGGCGTAATCGTTCAACATTTTTAAATGGCCGTGAAGCAATTGTGAAATTTTTGACAACGAAATGGGAAAACGAACACCAGTACAAACTTAAGAAGGAGCTTTGGGCCTTTACAGATAACAAAATTGCAGTACGTTTTGAGTATGAATATCACAATAACGAAGGTCAATGGTTCCGCGCATACGGAAATGAAAATTGGGAGTTTGATGAAAATGGCCTGATGCAAAAAAGGTATGCCAGTATAAATGATGTACCTATTCAGGAGTCAGAGCGCAGATTATAA
- a CDS encoding MarR family winged helix-turn-helix transcriptional regulator, whose protein sequence is MEDLLKLENQICFPAYAFSRNLTNLYRPLLAQLDITYPQYLVLMVLWEHKEQSVNQLCEKLYLDTGTLTPLLKRLEQKALLNRTRSKQDERMVMISLTATGIQLKEKAKHIPMELVKCMNVSIDELLQLKGLLNKVLNK, encoded by the coding sequence ATGGAAGATTTACTTAAGCTCGAAAATCAGATATGTTTCCCGGCATATGCATTCTCCAGGAATCTGACTAATTTATACAGGCCTTTGTTGGCTCAACTGGATATCACCTATCCGCAATACCTGGTGCTAATGGTGCTTTGGGAGCATAAAGAGCAGTCGGTAAATCAATTGTGCGAAAAACTGTACTTGGACACGGGAACCCTTACACCACTGTTAAAAAGATTAGAACAAAAGGCATTACTAAACAGGACCCGCAGTAAACAGGATGAGCGTATGGTAATGATCTCTTTAACTGCTACAGGCATTCAACTGAAAGAAAAAGCGAAGCACATCCCAATGGAATTGGTCAAATGTATGAATGTGTCCATTGACGAACTCCTTCAACTAAAAGGCCTTTTAAATAAAGTTTTAAACAAATAG
- a CDS encoding peptidase produces the protein MTYCLGIKVKTGLIALADTRITSGTETTSKKKITTMQKDGGTLFIMTSGLRSVRDKAVVYFNELIKTENFTHLYEAVNAFGQQVRRVAEEDKDYLEKSGFKFDLNTIIGGQLKGDDEHKLFLLYPEGNWVEFGQGVPFVIIGNSGQGKAILNRILDEDSDMRLALKSAFLSFDSTRVSSNNVDFPIDVVLYEKDAFELGEQRYTQQDMAHISAQWAEELKLALQHIPEEWMNTAFENLPKAKHEV, from the coding sequence ATGACCTATTGCTTAGGAATAAAAGTTAAAACGGGCCTCATAGCACTGGCAGATACGCGCATTACATCAGGCACCGAAACTACCAGTAAAAAGAAGATAACCACCATGCAAAAAGATGGCGGCACGCTTTTTATCATGACCAGCGGATTGCGGTCTGTACGAGACAAGGCTGTGGTTTACTTCAATGAGTTAATAAAAACAGAAAATTTCACTCATCTTTACGAAGCAGTAAATGCATTTGGGCAGCAGGTAAGGCGGGTAGCCGAAGAAGACAAGGACTACCTTGAAAAATCGGGTTTTAAGTTTGATCTGAATACGATAATCGGGGGGCAGCTAAAGGGTGATGATGAGCATAAACTTTTCTTGCTTTATCCCGAAGGTAACTGGGTAGAATTTGGCCAGGGCGTGCCATTTGTTATCATTGGTAATTCGGGGCAGGGCAAAGCGATACTTAACCGCATACTGGATGAAGATTCTGATATGCGGCTGGCGCTTAAAAGCGCATTTTTATCATTTGACTCTACCAGGGTAAGCAGCAACAATGTGGACTTTCCGATAGATGTGGTGCTTTATGAGAAAGACGCTTTTGAATTAGGCGAACAACGCTATACACAGCAGGATATGGCCCATATATCAGCACAATGGGCCGAAGAATTAAAGCTGGCATTGCAGCATATACCAGAGGAATGGATGAATACGGCATTTGAAAACTTACCTAAAGCAAAACATGAAGTTTAA
- a CDS encoding type 1 glutamine amidotransferase domain-containing protein gives MKVLFVVTSHDQLGDTGHKTGFWVEEFAAPYYKFTDAGYEVVVATPKGGQAPIDPNSEAPSAQTDATKRYYNDAKVQDVIAHTHKLAEVNASDFDAIFYPGGHGPLWDLANDSKSAQLILDFYNSGKLVGAVCHAPGAFKNVKFENGEPFVKDKNVTGFSNTEEAAVKLTDVVPFLVEDELKNLGGNYSKVADWGVHVVEDGLLITGQNPASSESVAEKMIERLK, from the coding sequence ATGAAAGTTTTATTTGTAGTTACCTCACATGATCAATTGGGCGATACAGGCCACAAAACAGGTTTCTGGGTAGAAGAATTTGCAGCACCATATTACAAATTCACCGACGCCGGTTATGAGGTAGTAGTAGCTACCCCTAAAGGCGGCCAGGCACCAATTGATCCTAACAGCGAAGCACCTTCAGCGCAAACAGATGCTACCAAACGCTATTATAATGACGCCAAGGTACAGGATGTCATCGCTCATACCCATAAGCTTGCAGAAGTAAATGCATCAGATTTTGATGCCATTTTTTATCCGGGAGGCCACGGCCCGCTTTGGGACTTGGCTAACGATTCAAAATCGGCACAACTGATCCTTGATTTTTATAACAGCGGCAAATTAGTGGGTGCTGTTTGCCATGCGCCGGGTGCATTTAAAAATGTAAAATTTGAAAACGGCGAGCCTTTTGTAAAAGATAAAAACGTTACCGGATTTTCAAATACAGAAGAAGCAGCGGTAAAATTAACCGATGTAGTACCCTTTTTAGTAGAGGATGAACTAAAAAATCTAGGTGGGAACTATAGCAAAGTGGCCGACTGGGGCGTACACGTGGTTGAGGACGGCCTATTGATCACCGGCCAAAATCCGGCCTCGTCTGAAAGTGTTGCCGAAAAAATGATCGAACGTTTAAAATAA
- a CDS encoding alpha-E domain-containing protein: protein MLSRVAASFYWLSRYIERSDGILRMLKINYASSQDSVQGFSWEPVIRIFSGPDQELINRLKNDSRAVLKYLVIDKENANSILNIITLARENARSVQEHIPKDLWQCLNEYYHTVKEPRIAAGLKKDDPISILDVLIKQVMLYYGTAEITMERGQTRSFMNIGKYLERAIQSIDILDVKYGSINDNPNLLTDITYWKHLLQSIGGYELYQKTYRNGLEAENVIEQVVLNNDFPRSVIYSINNIQRYFDRLKNNSNVNDYREISFHIGKLQSNIKYSSVKSIGQVGLHQFLTHTKDDLYKIGSSLNEYYFANS, encoded by the coding sequence ATGTTAAGCAGGGTAGCAGCAAGTTTTTACTGGTTAAGCAGATACATAGAGCGCAGCGACGGTATCCTGAGGATGCTCAAGATAAACTATGCCTCGTCTCAGGATTCAGTGCAGGGGTTTAGCTGGGAGCCGGTGATACGCATTTTTTCGGGTCCGGACCAGGAATTGATTAACAGACTTAAGAATGACAGCCGTGCAGTTTTGAAGTACCTGGTAATTGATAAAGAAAACGCCAATTCGATATTAAATATAATTACACTTGCCCGCGAAAATGCGCGCAGTGTACAGGAGCATATTCCTAAGGACCTTTGGCAATGCCTTAACGAGTATTACCACACCGTGAAAGAACCACGTATTGCAGCCGGCTTAAAAAAAGACGATCCCATAAGCATTCTGGATGTATTGATAAAACAGGTAATGCTTTATTATGGCACAGCAGAGATAACAATGGAACGGGGACAAACCCGGAGTTTCATGAATATAGGCAAGTATCTTGAGCGGGCCATACAATCTATCGATATATTAGATGTAAAATATGGCTCGATAAACGATAATCCCAACCTGCTGACGGATATTACTTACTGGAAACATCTTTTGCAATCCATCGGCGGGTACGAGCTTTACCAAAAAACTTACCGAAACGGCCTGGAAGCCGAAAATGTGATTGAACAGGTGGTGTTAAATAACGATTTCCCGCGCTCGGTTATCTACTCTATAAACAATATTCAGCGGTATTTTGACAGGTTGAAGAATAACAGTAACGTGAACGATTACCGAGAGATATCTTTCCATATAGGCAAGCTGCAAAGCAACATCAAGTACAGTTCGGTAAAAAGCATTGGCCAGGTTGGGCTGCATCAATTTTTAACACATACAAAAGATGACCTTTACAAAATAGGCAGTTCACTGAACGAGTACTATTTTGCAAATTCATAA
- a CDS encoding circularly permuted type 2 ATP-grasp protein: protein MHSSQHFERYNLLNGVWDEMYAKNHLIRGHYQKVIDYLSQESPEDLSRKEELAKRLFMTQGITFTVYNSGEGIEKIFPFDIIPRIITAEEWAFIERGIKQRLTALNLFLKDIYHNQFIIKDGVVPIDIVYSCPHFLREMYQLNVPYDVYVHIAGIDLIRDYDGTFYVLEDNLRTPSGVSYMLENREITKRLFPDLLPNCNVRSVTEYPSILYKNLMSLSPRQMSNPTIVLLSPGIYNSAYFEHTTLARLMGVELVEGRDLVVNNHTVYMKTTTGLQQVDVIYRRVDDDFLDPLVFNPNSVLGVAGLMGAYRKGNVAIVNAIGNGVADDKATYIYVPDMIKYYLNEEPILKNVPTHRLSNADDREYVFKNINKMVIKKTNESGGYGMLMGHAASDEEINKYKQEILKDPRSFIAQPTISLSSAPCYIGGELQPRRIDLRPYALCGPDGIEIVPGGLTRVALTEGSLVVNSSQGGGSKDTWVLNPTTDQ from the coding sequence ATGCATTCTTCACAGCATTTTGAAAGATATAATTTATTAAATGGCGTTTGGGACGAAATGTATGCCAAAAACCATCTGATTCGCGGGCATTATCAAAAAGTCATCGATTATTTGAGTCAGGAATCGCCCGAAGATCTGAGCAGAAAAGAAGAATTAGCCAAGAGGCTGTTCATGACCCAAGGCATCACATTTACGGTTTACAACAGCGGCGAGGGCATTGAAAAAATATTTCCGTTTGATATAATCCCGCGCATTATTACAGCCGAAGAATGGGCCTTTATAGAGCGGGGTATAAAGCAGCGCCTTACTGCGCTTAATCTGTTTCTTAAGGATATTTACCATAACCAGTTCATTATAAAAGATGGCGTGGTACCAATAGACATTGTCTATAGTTGCCCCCACTTTTTGCGCGAAATGTACCAGCTAAACGTACCTTATGATGTATATGTACACATTGCCGGCATCGACCTCATACGCGACTATGATGGTACCTTTTACGTGTTAGAAGATAATCTGCGTACACCATCAGGAGTTAGCTACATGCTGGAAAACCGTGAGATAACCAAACGCTTGTTTCCGGACCTGTTGCCTAATTGCAACGTGCGCAGTGTAACCGAATATCCATCTATACTTTATAAAAACCTGATGTCGCTTTCGCCGCGGCAAATGAGCAATCCCACCATTGTGCTGCTTAGTCCGGGCATATACAACTCAGCCTACTTTGAGCATACCACACTCGCCCGCCTGATGGGTGTTGAGCTGGTTGAAGGCCGCGACCTGGTAGTAAACAACCATACTGTTTACATGAAAACCACAACCGGTTTGCAGCAGGTTGATGTAATCTATCGCCGTGTAGACGATGACTTTTTAGACCCCCTTGTGTTTAACCCTAACAGTGTATTGGGCGTAGCAGGGCTTATGGGGGCTTATCGTAAAGGAAATGTAGCCATAGTAAACGCCATAGGTAATGGTGTAGCCGACGATAAGGCTACCTATATTTATGTACCAGACATGATTAAGTATTACCTTAATGAGGAGCCCATCCTGAAAAACGTACCAACGCACCGCCTTAGCAATGCCGACGACCGCGAATATGTGTTTAAGAACATCAATAAAATGGTGATAAAGAAAACCAATGAAAGCGGAGGCTACGGTATGCTGATGGGGCATGCAGCCAGCGATGAAGAGATAAATAAATACAAGCAGGAAATACTTAAAGATCCGCGCAGCTTTATTGCGCAGCCCACGATCAGCCTTTCTTCAGCACCGTGCTATATAGGCGGCGAACTGCAACCACGGCGGATTGACCTTAGGCCGTATGCCCTTTGTGGCCCCGATGGCATAGAGATTGTACCCGGCGGATTAACGCGCGTAGCCCTCACAGAAGGCTCGCTGGTGGTTAACAGTTCACAGGGCGGCGGCAGTAAAGACACATGGGTACTAAACCCTACCACTGACCAATGA
- a CDS encoding NAD(P)H-dependent oxidoreductase, which produces MSLIEDLKWRYATKKYDPTKKVSQEDIDKIVEAARLAPTSSGLQQFRVLVVSNQEIKEKLAPSSLNPEVMVDCSHVLVFAAWDRYTAERIDTIYDRITDERGLPQGRFSSYTDKIKDIYLNETAEENFVHTARQSYIGFALAIAQAAELRIDSTPAEGFNNALVDELLDLKSLGLKSVTLLYLGYRDETDWLAPMKKVRNPVEDFVIEYK; this is translated from the coding sequence ATGTCATTAATAGAAGATTTAAAGTGGAGATATGCCACTAAAAAATATGATCCGACTAAAAAAGTAAGCCAGGAAGATATAGATAAGATTGTGGAAGCCGCAAGGTTGGCGCCTACTTCTTCAGGCTTGCAGCAGTTTCGGGTGCTTGTTGTGTCAAACCAGGAGATTAAAGAAAAGCTTGCCCCCAGCTCGCTTAACCCTGAGGTAATGGTGGATTGTTCGCATGTGCTGGTATTTGCCGCATGGGACAGGTACACTGCCGAACGGATAGATACCATTTATGATCGTATCACTGATGAAAGAGGTTTGCCGCAAGGAAGATTCAGCAGCTATACAGATAAGATCAAAGATATCTACCTGAATGAAACTGCGGAAGAAAACTTTGTGCATACGGCAAGGCAATCATACATCGGGTTTGCATTAGCTATTGCACAAGCTGCCGAACTTAGGATTGACAGCACACCGGCAGAAGGTTTTAACAATGCATTGGTTGATGAATTGCTTGATCTTAAATCTTTAGGCCTAAAAAGCGTAACCTTGTTATACCTGGGCTACCGTGATGAAACCGATTGGCTGGCACCTATGAAAAAGGTCCGCAACCCGGTTGAAGATTTTGTCATCGAATACAAGTAA